In the genome of Segatella copri, one region contains:
- a CDS encoding NUDIX hydrolase, whose amino-acid sequence MSHVLDKFKFCPVCGSPNFEINNIKSKKCKDCGFSYYLNPSSATVAFILNEKEELLVVRRKNEPAKGTLDLPGGFVDMDETGEEGVTREVKEETGLDAIEVNYQFSIPNLYLYSGFMVHTLDMFYTVKVKDLSHVEAMDDAEESYWIPLSELHPEEFGLGSIKQGVTKFLAKHKTKG is encoded by the coding sequence ATGAGTCACGTTTTAGATAAATTCAAGTTTTGCCCCGTTTGCGGTTCTCCGAATTTCGAGATCAACAACATCAAGAGCAAGAAGTGCAAGGACTGCGGCTTCTCCTATTATCTCAACCCGAGCAGCGCCACCGTTGCCTTCATCCTCAACGAGAAGGAAGAGCTGCTGGTAGTTCGCCGCAAGAACGAACCAGCCAAGGGTACCCTCGATTTGCCGGGCGGATTTGTAGACATGGATGAAACCGGCGAAGAAGGCGTAACAAGAGAGGTGAAAGAGGAAACCGGACTCGATGCCATCGAGGTGAACTATCAGTTCAGCATCCCGAACCTCTATCTCTATTCCGGCTTCATGGTCCACACCCTCGACATGTTCTACACGGTAAAGGTGAAAGACCTCTCGCATGTGGAAGCTATGGACGACGCCGAAGAGTCGTATTGGATTCCCCTCAGCGAGCTTCATCCCGAGGAGTTCGGATTAGGGTCGATAAAGCAAGGTGTGACCAAATTTCTTGCAAAACACAAGACGAAAGGATGA
- a CDS encoding sialate O-acetylesterase, with amino-acid sequence MNKKFLALAAIALIATGAQAKVKLPHILGDNMIIQQDSEANLWGWDKPGTTVKVTTSWSSRTYSAQTGKDGKWAVKVFTPKASYTPLSITFDDGEKTVLNNVLAGEVWVCAGQSNMEMPVKGFGNCPVKGYNKAVLTANQYKGVHYVKIPSVMSSKPLNDANCEWKVISPETVGDASATGYFFAQVVNKALNVPVGLVMANKGGSRVESWLDRDYLKKNTKEDLDSIKMTKNPKFKWDFLYPLLWGNGTFHPILNYSVKGILFYQGCSNVGDPAGQYTQRLADLVAQWRRDFKQGELPFYFVQIAPYHNGDVNGDWGPRLREQQFNAAKVIPNSGIVCTEDLVYPYEVEQIHPCQKQPVGERLALQALSKTYGMKGLFCESMTFKEMKIVGDTVKVHFDNTYGAYNRFEGIKGFEVAGEDKVFHPATAKHFWQEGGNDGWNECIIVTSPEVKKPVALRYCFRNFQLGNMANAGGLPLFPFRTDNW; translated from the coding sequence ATGAACAAGAAATTTTTAGCATTGGCAGCCATAGCTCTCATAGCAACAGGAGCGCAGGCTAAGGTAAAGTTGCCACACATTCTGGGTGACAACATGATTATCCAGCAGGATTCAGAAGCCAACCTCTGGGGTTGGGACAAGCCGGGAACCACCGTCAAGGTAACCACTTCCTGGTCATCAAGAACCTATTCTGCCCAGACGGGCAAGGACGGCAAATGGGCTGTCAAGGTTTTTACCCCGAAGGCTAGCTACACCCCACTCTCCATCACCTTCGACGATGGCGAGAAGACCGTTCTCAACAATGTGCTTGCAGGAGAAGTATGGGTCTGCGCCGGACAGAGCAACATGGAGATGCCGGTGAAAGGATTCGGCAACTGCCCTGTGAAAGGCTACAACAAGGCTGTATTGACAGCCAACCAGTATAAAGGCGTTCACTACGTGAAGATTCCTAGCGTGATGAGCAGCAAACCGCTTAACGACGCCAACTGCGAATGGAAGGTAATCAGCCCGGAAACCGTGGGCGATGCTTCTGCCACCGGCTATTTCTTTGCACAGGTGGTAAACAAGGCACTGAATGTGCCTGTGGGACTGGTGATGGCAAACAAGGGCGGAAGCCGAGTAGAGAGCTGGCTAGACCGTGACTATCTGAAGAAGAACACGAAGGAAGACCTCGACTCCATCAAGATGACGAAGAATCCTAAGTTCAAGTGGGATTTCCTCTACCCTCTTCTCTGGGGCAACGGAACCTTCCATCCTATCCTCAACTATAGCGTAAAGGGAATTCTCTTCTACCAGGGCTGCTCCAACGTGGGCGACCCGGCAGGTCAATACACCCAGCGCCTTGCCGACCTCGTAGCCCAATGGCGCAGAGACTTCAAGCAGGGCGAACTGCCATTCTATTTCGTGCAGATTGCACCTTATCATAATGGCGACGTGAATGGTGACTGGGGTCCAAGACTCCGCGAGCAGCAGTTTAACGCCGCCAAGGTGATTCCTAACAGCGGCATCGTGTGCACCGAAGACCTGGTTTACCCATACGAGGTAGAGCAGATTCATCCATGCCAGAAGCAGCCTGTGGGCGAGCGCCTTGCCCTGCAGGCCCTGAGCAAGACCTATGGCATGAAGGGACTCTTCTGTGAGAGCATGACCTTCAAGGAGATGAAGATTGTAGGCGACACCGTGAAGGTTCACTTCGACAACACCTACGGAGCCTACAACCGCTTTGAAGGCATCAAGGGCTTCGAGGTAGCCGGCGAGGACAAGGTGTTCCACCCTGCCACAGCCAAGCATTTCTGGCAGGAAGGCGGCAACGACGGATGGAACGAGTGCATCATCGTAACCAGCCCAGAGGTAAAGAAGCCAGTAGCTTTGCGCTATTGCTTCCGCAACTTCCAGCTCGGCAACATGGCGAATGCAGGCGGTCTGCCTCTCTTCCCATTCCGCACAGACAATTGGTAA
- a CDS encoding TlpA disulfide reductase family protein produces MKISKIYSAAVIMVAALAFTSCNNKKFHINGNITEATDSMLYLENLSLNGPVKIDSVKLGEDGAFAFDENAMDSITPEFYRLRIANQSINLSIDSTETVKVKASYPQMSYKYEVEGSENCSKIKELSIKQMILQNNINAITKSPNMGIDSVDVIVARMLDGYKQDIKVNYIFKEPMKASSYYALFQTIQLGNVNSLIFNPRNNKDDVRVFAAVATSWDTYYPGAERGKNLHNIAIEGMKDIRIIENQRAQQQIDASKVSVNGCIDLAMEDSKGQVRRLTDLKGKVVLLDFHLFASSESTKRIMMLRELYNKYHAAGLEIYQVSVDPNEHFWKTSTAALPWICVRDEGGIQGQSLQLYNVQNIPTFFLIDRSNTLKARDAQIKDLDEAIKNLL; encoded by the coding sequence ATGAAGATATCTAAAATCTATTCAGCCGCAGTGATCATGGTAGCTGCGCTGGCTTTTACGTCTTGTAACAACAAGAAATTTCATATCAATGGTAACATTACCGAAGCCACAGACTCGATGCTCTATCTGGAGAACCTGAGCCTGAACGGACCTGTGAAAATCGACTCTGTGAAGCTGGGAGAAGACGGTGCGTTCGCCTTCGACGAGAACGCCATGGATTCCATCACCCCTGAGTTCTACCGCCTCCGCATCGCCAACCAGAGCATCAACCTCAGCATCGACTCTACGGAGACCGTCAAGGTGAAGGCATCCTATCCTCAGATGAGCTATAAATATGAGGTGGAGGGTTCGGAGAACTGCAGCAAGATCAAGGAGCTTTCGATTAAGCAGATGATTCTGCAGAACAACATCAACGCCATCACCAAGAGCCCCAACATGGGCATCGACTCGGTGGATGTCATCGTAGCCCGCATGCTCGATGGCTACAAGCAGGACATCAAGGTGAACTACATCTTCAAGGAGCCGATGAAGGCTTCTTCCTACTACGCCCTTTTCCAGACCATCCAGTTGGGCAACGTGAACTCGCTCATCTTCAATCCCCGCAACAACAAGGATGATGTAAGAGTGTTTGCTGCCGTGGCTACCAGTTGGGACACCTACTATCCTGGCGCCGAGCGTGGCAAGAACCTGCACAACATCGCCATCGAGGGCATGAAGGATATCCGCATCATCGAGAACCAGCGTGCACAGCAGCAGATTGATGCCAGCAAGGTGAGCGTAAACGGCTGCATCGACCTCGCCATGGAGGACAGCAAGGGACAGGTTCGCCGTCTCACCGACCTGAAGGGCAAGGTGGTACTGCTCGACTTCCATCTCTTCGCCAGCAGCGAGAGCACCAAGCGTATCATGATGCTCCGTGAACTCTACAACAAGTATCACGCAGCAGGCTTGGAAATCTATCAGGTTTCCGTAGACCCTAACGAGCACTTCTGGAAGACATCCACCGCAGCACTGCCTTGGATCTGCGTACGCGACGAGGGTGGCATCCAGGGACAGAGCCTGCAATTATATAATGTACAGAACATCCCTACCTTCTTCCTCATCGACCGCAGCAACACGTTGAAGGCGCGCGATGCTCAGATCAAGGACTTGGACGAAGCTATCAAGAACTTACTGTAA
- the pnp gene encoding polyribonucleotide nucleotidyltransferase, with protein MNVITKSVQLPDGRTITIETGKVAKQADGAAVLRMGNTVLLATVCAAKDAVPGTDFMPLQVDYREQYSAAGRFPGGFTKREGKASDEEILTSRLVDRALRPLFPSNYHAEVYVQVMLLSADGVDQPDALAGFAASAAMACSDIPFEYYISEVRVARINGEYVVNPTFQQMEEADMDIMVGATKDNIMMVEGEMKEVSEQDLIGALKVAAEAIKPMCELQYELAKEKGTDVKREYDHEINDEELREQIKTELYKPAYDINHQALEKHARQDAFDKVLADFLEKYDAAHTDLSEEDLEEKHAEATRYYDDVMRDAMRRCILDEGLRLDGRATTEIRPIWCEVSPLPMPHGSAIFQRGETMSLSTCTLGTKMDEKLIDGVLEKSYQRFLLHYNFPPFSTGEAKAQRGVGRREIGHGHLAWRGLKGQIPADFPYTVRLVSQILESNGSSSMATVCAGTLALMDAGVPMKKPVSGIAMGLIKNPGEDKYAILSDILGDEDHLGDMDFKTTGTRDGLTATQMDIKCDGLSFEILEEALMQAKAGREHILNCMMETISEPRAEMKPQVPRIVAFDIPKEFIGAVIGPGGKIIQQMQEDTGATITIEETDGKGHVQVSAPNKDSIDAALAKIKAIVAVPEVGEVYEGTVRSIMPYGCFVEILPGKDGLLHISEIDWKRLETVEEAGIKEGDKIKVKLMEIDPKTGKYKLSHRVLMEKPEGYVERERRPRPERGERRGRRDDRHEGRGERPARQPRRDHRNENAPKDFNDSLDHNNDVD; from the coding sequence ATGAACGTAATTACAAAAAGTGTTCAGTTGCCTGATGGAAGAACCATCACAATTGAGACCGGAAAAGTTGCAAAACAGGCTGATGGTGCTGCGGTTCTCCGCATGGGTAACACAGTACTTCTCGCAACTGTTTGTGCAGCAAAGGATGCAGTTCCGGGTACAGATTTCATGCCTTTGCAAGTAGATTACCGTGAGCAGTACAGTGCTGCTGGTCGTTTCCCTGGTGGTTTCACCAAGCGCGAAGGCAAGGCTAGCGATGAGGAGATCCTTACCTCTCGCCTCGTGGACCGTGCTCTGCGTCCACTTTTCCCTTCTAACTACCATGCAGAAGTTTACGTACAGGTAATGTTGCTCTCAGCCGATGGTGTTGATCAGCCAGATGCCCTCGCAGGTTTCGCTGCTTCAGCTGCCATGGCTTGTTCAGATATTCCTTTCGAGTACTATATCTCTGAGGTTCGTGTAGCTCGTATCAATGGTGAGTATGTTGTTAACCCTACATTCCAGCAGATGGAAGAGGCTGACATGGATATCATGGTTGGTGCTACCAAGGACAATATCATGATGGTAGAAGGTGAGATGAAGGAGGTTTCTGAGCAGGATCTCATTGGTGCCCTCAAGGTGGCTGCCGAGGCTATCAAGCCTATGTGCGAGCTCCAGTATGAGTTGGCTAAGGAGAAGGGTACTGACGTGAAGCGTGAGTACGACCATGAAATCAACGACGAGGAACTCCGTGAGCAGATCAAGACTGAGCTTTACAAGCCAGCTTACGATATCAACCACCAGGCTTTGGAGAAGCATGCACGTCAGGATGCTTTCGACAAGGTTTTGGCTGACTTCCTTGAGAAGTATGACGCTGCTCATACCGATCTTTCTGAGGAAGACTTGGAGGAGAAGCACGCTGAGGCTACCCGTTACTATGATGACGTAATGCGCGATGCTATGCGCCGTTGCATCCTCGACGAGGGCTTGCGCCTTGATGGCCGTGCTACTACAGAAATCCGCCCTATTTGGTGCGAGGTTTCTCCACTCCCAATGCCTCACGGAAGCGCTATCTTCCAGCGTGGTGAGACCATGTCTCTCTCTACATGTACTCTTGGTACAAAGATGGATGAGAAGCTTATCGACGGTGTGCTCGAGAAGAGCTACCAGCGCTTCCTCCTTCACTATAACTTCCCTCCATTCTCTACAGGTGAGGCTAAGGCTCAGCGCGGCGTAGGCCGTCGTGAGATTGGTCACGGTCACTTGGCATGGCGTGGTTTGAAGGGTCAGATTCCTGCAGACTTCCCTTACACAGTACGTTTGGTAAGCCAGATCTTGGAGTCTAACGGTTCTTCTTCTATGGCTACTGTTTGTGCCGGTACTCTCGCCCTGATGGATGCAGGTGTTCCTATGAAGAAGCCAGTTTCTGGTATCGCTATGGGTCTTATCAAGAACCCAGGTGAGGACAAGTATGCTATCCTCAGCGATATCCTCGGTGATGAGGACCACTTGGGTGATATGGACTTCAAGACCACAGGTACCCGCGATGGTTTGACCGCTACACAGATGGATATCAAGTGCGACGGTTTGAGCTTCGAGATTCTTGAGGAGGCTTTGATGCAGGCTAAGGCTGGTCGTGAGCACATCCTCAACTGCATGATGGAGACTATCTCTGAGCCACGTGCTGAGATGAAGCCACAGGTTCCACGTATCGTAGCATTCGATATTCCTAAGGAGTTCATCGGTGCTGTCATCGGCCCTGGTGGTAAGATTATCCAGCAGATGCAGGAGGATACTGGTGCTACTATCACTATCGAGGAGACTGATGGTAAGGGTCACGTACAGGTATCTGCTCCTAACAAGGATTCTATCGATGCAGCTTTGGCTAAGATCAAGGCTATCGTAGCTGTTCCTGAGGTTGGTGAGGTTTACGAGGGTACTGTTCGTTCTATCATGCCTTACGGTTGCTTCGTAGAGATTCTCCCTGGTAAGGATGGTTTGCTCCACATCTCTGAGATTGACTGGAAGCGTCTTGAGACAGTTGAAGAGGCTGGCATCAAGGAAGGCGACAAGATCAAGGTGAAGTTGATGGAGATTGATCCTAAGACTGGCAAGTACAAGCTCTCTCACCGTGTGTTGATGGAGAAGCCAGAGGGTTACGTAGAGCGTGAGCGTCGTCCACGTCCAGAGCGTGGTGAGCGTCGTGGTCGTCGTGACGATCGTCATGAGGGTCGTGGTGAGCGTCCAGCTCGTCAGCCACGTCGTGACCATCGCAACGAGAATGCTCCAAAGGACTTCAATGATTCTTTGGATCACAACAACGACGTAGATTAA
- a CDS encoding IS1182 family transposase, protein MLEQQQTISFSDYSSLYDLIIPKDNLLRQITDLVDFSFVYQELQDKYCHDNGRTAESPIRMFKYLLLKVIYNISDVDVVERTRYDMSFKYFLGLTPEETNLINPSSLTKFRRLRLKDMDLLDLLIKKTVSIAIEAGVLKSRTIIVDATHTHSRSNPISAAKSLEYYCKDVIKVVDSVDDSMELPELPKEKKYSSIMTAAKTIVATVEADAATANMPAVKERLNMLKETISDAETRGVISKDEDARTGHKTAHSSFFGYKTHIAMSDERIITAATVTSGEKGDGQQLPELIKKTEEAGMEVDSIVADKAYSSKENLKMAKENNMRLSARLSSVIDGNRTNKLPFEYNKDADLYVCPAGHLAKWKEMNNRKNDKRHRNSSITYYFDVDKCKVCPLREGCYKEGAKTKTYAVTIKSDEQLEQIEYQKTEEFINLQRKRYKIEAKNSELKNVLGYDRALSYGLSCMEMQGALTIFAANVKRIIKLMQNA, encoded by the coding sequence ATGCTAGAGCAACAACAGACCATATCATTCAGTGATTATTCAAGTTTGTATGACTTGATTATCCCAAAAGACAACCTGCTCCGCCAGATTACTGACCTGGTGGACTTTAGTTTCGTATACCAGGAATTGCAGGACAAGTATTGTCATGACAATGGTCGTACAGCAGAGAGTCCTATCCGTATGTTTAAGTATCTTCTTTTAAAGGTAATCTATAACATATCGGATGTTGATGTTGTTGAACGTACTCGCTATGATATGTCGTTTAAGTACTTCTTGGGATTAACTCCTGAGGAGACTAATCTGATTAATCCTAGTTCCTTGACCAAATTCCGTCGACTTCGCCTGAAGGATATGGACCTGTTGGATCTTCTCATCAAGAAGACTGTTTCTATTGCTATAGAAGCTGGTGTCCTCAAGTCTAGAACCATCATTGTTGATGCAACCCATACGCATTCTCGTTCCAACCCTATCAGTGCAGCAAAGAGTTTGGAGTATTATTGCAAGGACGTAATCAAGGTCGTTGATTCTGTAGATGACAGCATGGAATTGCCTGAGCTTCCAAAAGAAAAGAAGTATTCTTCTATCATGACTGCTGCCAAAACAATAGTTGCAACAGTAGAAGCTGACGCTGCAACTGCCAATATGCCTGCAGTCAAGGAACGTCTTAACATGCTGAAAGAAACCATTTCCGATGCAGAGACCCGAGGCGTAATATCAAAAGATGAAGATGCCCGTACAGGACATAAAACAGCGCATTCTTCATTCTTTGGCTATAAGACGCATATAGCTATGAGCGATGAGAGAATTATCACCGCAGCTACCGTCACCTCCGGCGAGAAGGGTGATGGACAGCAATTGCCGGAATTGATAAAAAAGACAGAGGAAGCAGGAATGGAAGTTGATTCCATAGTAGCAGATAAGGCATATTCCAGCAAGGAGAATCTCAAAATGGCAAAGGAAAACAATATGCGCCTCTCTGCTCGTTTAAGCTCTGTAATTGACGGTAATCGAACAAACAAACTCCCTTTTGAATACAACAAGGATGCAGATCTGTACGTCTGCCCAGCAGGGCATCTGGCGAAATGGAAAGAGATGAATAATCGCAAAAATGACAAGCGTCACAGAAACTCCAGCATTACCTATTATTTTGATGTGGACAAATGCAAGGTCTGTCCATTGCGTGAAGGTTGCTACAAGGAAGGAGCCAAGACAAAAACATATGCGGTTACCATCAAATCGGATGAACAGTTGGAGCAAATCGAATATCAAAAAACAGAAGAGTTTATAAATCTTCAGAGGAAACGATACAAGATAGAAGCCAAGAACTCCGAACTTAAGAATGTCTTAGGATATGACAGAGCCCTGTCATACGGTTTGTCGTGCATGGAAATGCAGGGTGCTTTGACTATTTTCGCTGCAAATGTGAAAAGAATCATCAAATTGATGCAAAATGCATAA
- a CDS encoding helix-turn-helix domain-containing protein, with product MMDDILKQINAGEVSGVQFKERILDKYDIACELVAFSNSHGGKLVVDIKDKTGETNATFMNNDKAQEFVIMVWREESNQVGTQVEWKSNQVEEKSDQVGNEVHGKSNQVEDLDTRLRHSDTNLDTLTPT from the coding sequence ATGATGGACGATATATTGAAACAAATAAACGCTGGCGAGGTGTCGGGGGTGCAGTTCAAGGAACGCATTCTCGACAAATATGATATTGCCTGTGAGTTAGTGGCGTTCAGTAATTCACATGGTGGCAAGTTGGTAGTTGATATAAAGGATAAGACCGGAGAAACCAATGCCACGTTTATGAATAATGACAAGGCACAGGAATTTGTCATTATGGTTTGGAGAGAAGAAAGTAACCAAGTAGGTACCCAAGTCGAGTGGAAAAGTAACCAAGTCGAGGAAAAAAGTGACCAAGTTGGTAACGAAGTCCATGGAAAAAGTAACCAAGTCGAAGACTTAGATACTAGACTTAGACACTCAGACACCAACTTAGACACTCTGACACCAACTTAG
- a CDS encoding S41 family peptidase, producing MKKVLISLLMVLLAAPAFAQIDRDHDFKTAKNMDIFNSIYKNLDLMYVDTLDAEEVVGNGIKAMLGSLDPYTTYYPEEKVNELKNMLTGKYAGVGAVVRYNFQLQRVCISEPYENMPAAEVGLKKGDIILSIDNEDMTNKDVAYVSDHLRGDPGTSFIIKVKRPSTGKTLKMKITRRTIQMPFLPYYGMLEGGFGYINFNSFTDNCAKDVRRAFIDLKKQGAKGLVFDLRNNGGGSVSEAVSIINMFLPKGKTVLKMQGKLQRSNKEYKTSVEPVDSVMPMVVLVNGNSASASEIMSGSLQDYDRAIILGTRTYGKGLVQTTMDLPYNGLMKLTTAKYYIPSGRCVQALNYKHSKGGYVEHVPDSLTKVFYTANGREVRDGGGVKPDVEVKPDSLPNIAFYLAGARDSNEVMLNYEVDYIAKHPTIAPAKDFALTDADYDEFKARVLKADFKYDRETEKYLKDLEKLAKFEGYYDDAKPEFEALKKKLSHNVAKDLDYNKEYIKQLLENEIVAAYYFQAGAIQNSLRYDKQIKEAVKLLNSPEEYSKILRPAKK from the coding sequence ATGAAAAAAGTATTGATTTCGTTGCTCATGGTGCTGCTCGCAGCACCTGCTTTTGCACAGATAGATAGAGATCATGATTTCAAGACGGCGAAGAATATGGATATATTCAACTCCATCTACAAGAATCTGGACCTCATGTACGTGGATACGCTCGATGCCGAAGAGGTGGTGGGCAATGGTATCAAGGCTATGTTGGGTAGTCTGGACCCTTATACCACTTACTATCCAGAGGAGAAAGTCAACGAACTGAAGAATATGCTCACCGGTAAATATGCCGGTGTGGGTGCCGTGGTGCGCTACAATTTCCAGTTGCAGCGTGTCTGCATCAGCGAGCCATACGAGAATATGCCTGCTGCCGAAGTGGGATTGAAGAAGGGAGACATCATCCTCAGCATCGACAATGAAGATATGACCAATAAAGACGTGGCTTATGTGAGCGATCATCTTCGTGGTGACCCGGGTACATCCTTTATCATTAAGGTGAAACGGCCAAGTACGGGCAAGACTCTGAAGATGAAGATAACCCGCCGTACCATCCAGATGCCGTTCCTCCCATATTACGGTATGCTGGAGGGCGGATTCGGATACATCAACTTCAATTCCTTTACCGACAATTGCGCCAAGGACGTGCGCCGTGCATTCATCGACCTGAAAAAACAGGGTGCCAAGGGCTTGGTGTTCGACCTCCGCAACAATGGCGGCGGTTCGGTGAGCGAGGCGGTGAGCATCATCAACATGTTCCTGCCAAAGGGAAAGACCGTGCTGAAGATGCAGGGCAAGCTGCAGCGTTCCAACAAGGAATACAAGACCAGCGTGGAGCCTGTAGACTCCGTAATGCCGATGGTGGTGCTCGTGAATGGAAATTCTGCCAGCGCCAGCGAGATTATGAGCGGCAGTTTGCAGGACTATGACCGTGCTATTATATTAGGTACGCGCACGTATGGCAAGGGACTGGTGCAGACCACGATGGACCTGCCTTACAACGGACTGATGAAGCTGACCACAGCCAAATACTATATTCCGAGCGGAAGATGCGTGCAGGCGCTCAACTACAAGCATTCCAAGGGAGGCTATGTGGAGCATGTGCCTGATTCCCTGACCAAGGTGTTCTATACCGCCAATGGAAGAGAGGTGCGTGATGGCGGCGGCGTGAAGCCGGATGTTGAGGTGAAGCCTGACTCGCTTCCTAACATCGCCTTCTATCTGGCGGGCGCAAGAGATAGCAACGAGGTGATGCTCAACTACGAAGTGGATTACATCGCCAAGCATCCTACCATCGCCCCTGCCAAGGATTTCGCCCTTACCGATGCCGACTACGATGAGTTCAAGGCAAGAGTGCTGAAGGCGGATTTCAAATACGACCGAGAGACCGAGAAATATCTGAAGGACTTGGAGAAACTCGCCAAGTTCGAGGGATATTACGATGATGCCAAACCGGAGTTTGAGGCTTTGAAGAAGAAGCTGAGCCACAATGTGGCGAAAGACCTGGATTACAACAAGGAGTATATCAAGCAACTGTTGGAAAATGAGATTGTTGCAGCCTATTATTTCCAGGCTGGTGCCATCCAGAACTCTCTGCGTTATGACAAGCAGATTAAGGAAGCTGTAAAGTTGCTGAATTCACCTGAAGAATACAGCAAAATATTGCGTCCGGCAAAGAAATAA
- the rimP gene encoding ribosome assembly cofactor RimP, with protein MIDKNVVKKLVDEWLQDQEYFLVDIEISPDNRIVVEIDHADGVWIEDCVALSRYIEERLSRDDEDYELEVGSAGLGQPFKVPQQYINFVGKEVEVLDADGIKVKGILKAVDGNDFTVGVEEKVKVEGKKRPVKMEVDHVYQMDKVKYTKYIISFK; from the coding sequence ATGATTGATAAAAACGTCGTAAAAAAATTAGTTGATGAATGGCTCCAGGATCAGGAATATTTCCTGGTAGACATTGAAATCAGTCCGGACAATCGCATCGTAGTCGAGATTGACCACGCTGACGGTGTATGGATTGAGGATTGTGTGGCTTTGAGTAGATATATTGAAGAACGCTTGAGTCGTGATGACGAGGACTATGAGCTGGAGGTAGGATCCGCAGGTCTCGGTCAGCCATTCAAGGTTCCACAGCAGTATATCAACTTCGTAGGCAAGGAGGTAGAGGTGCTCGATGCAGATGGCATCAAGGTAAAGGGCATCTTGAAGGCTGTGGACGGTAACGACTTCACAGTTGGCGTGGAAGAAAAGGTAAAGGTTGAAGGTAAGAAGCGTCCTGTAAAGATGGAAGTGGACCACGTTTACCAGATGGATAAAGTAAAATATACAAAATATATAATCAGTTTCAAATAA
- the nusA gene encoding transcription termination factor NusA has product MAKKEQELTASMIDTFREFKETKNIDRTTLVSVLEESFRNVLAKIFGSDENFDVIVNPDKGDFEIYRNRVVVADGEVEDENKEIALSEAQKIEPDYEVGEDVSEKVDFNKFGRRAILTLRQTLASKILELEHDSLYNKYKDRVGQVISGEVYQVWKREVLIVDDENNELMLPKTEQIPGDNYRKGETVRAVILRVDNDNNNPKIILSRTAPIFLQRLLEAEVPEIAEGLVAIRRIARLPGERAKIAVESFDERIDPVGACVGVKGSRVHGIVRELCNENLDVINYSANTKLFIQRALAPASITSVTIDEENKKAEVFLKPEEVSLAIGRGGMNIKLASMLTEYTIDVFREVGENEADEDIYLDEFSDEIDQWVIDAIKGIGYDTAKQVLNAPRDMIVEKADLEEETVDNVLKVLRAEFEQ; this is encoded by the coding sequence ATGGCTAAAAAAGAGCAAGAATTAACTGCGAGTATGATTGATACATTCCGCGAGTTTAAAGAAACCAAGAATATCGACCGTACTACTTTGGTAAGTGTGTTGGAGGAAAGTTTCCGCAACGTGCTTGCTAAGATTTTCGGTAGTGACGAAAACTTCGATGTTATCGTGAACCCAGACAAGGGTGACTTCGAGATTTATCGCAACCGTGTAGTTGTTGCCGATGGTGAGGTAGAGGATGAGAACAAGGAAATCGCCCTTTCCGAAGCTCAGAAGATTGAGCCAGACTACGAGGTAGGCGAGGATGTGAGCGAGAAGGTTGACTTCAACAAGTTCGGCCGCCGTGCTATCCTGACCCTTCGCCAGACATTGGCTTCTAAGATTCTTGAGCTTGAGCATGACTCTCTCTATAATAAGTACAAGGATCGCGTGGGTCAGGTAATCTCTGGTGAGGTTTACCAGGTATGGAAGCGCGAGGTGCTTATCGTTGACGACGAGAACAACGAGTTGATGTTGCCTAAGACAGAGCAGATTCCTGGCGACAACTATCGCAAGGGTGAGACAGTGCGTGCCGTCATCCTCCGTGTTGACAACGACAACAACAACCCTAAGATTATCCTGAGCCGTACAGCGCCTATCTTCCTGCAGCGTCTGCTGGAGGCAGAGGTTCCTGAGATAGCAGAGGGTCTGGTAGCCATCCGTCGCATCGCCCGTCTTCCGGGAGAGCGTGCCAAGATTGCAGTGGAGAGCTTCGACGAGCGCATCGATCCAGTAGGTGCCTGCGTAGGTGTAAAGGGTAGCCGTGTTCACGGTATCGTTCGTGAGCTCTGCAACGAGAACCTCGACGTCATCAACTACAGCGCCAATACCAAGCTGTTCATCCAGCGTGCCCTGGCTCCTGCTTCTATCACCTCTGTCACCATCGACGAGGAGAACAAGAAGGCTGAGGTGTTCCTGAAGCCAGAGGAGGTAAGCCTGGCCATCGGTCGTGGCGGTATGAACATCAAGCTGGCTTCTATGCTTACAGAATACACCATCGATGTGTTCCGCGAGGTGGGCGAGAATGAGGCTGATGAGGATATCTACCTGGATGAGTTCTCTGACGAGATCGACCAGTGGGTTATCGATGCTATCAAGGGTATCGGCTACGATACAGCCAAGCAGGTGCTCAACGCACCACGCGACATGATTGTAGAGAAGGCTGACCTTGAGGAGGAGACCGTTGATAACGTTCTCAAGGTATTGCGAGCTGAATTCGAACAATAA